The genomic stretch tcgctttgagtttggttctaactttgttgaaggaaatagaaactacagcaggaatgtgcatcaaggtcagaccaatcaaggatggatgcaGTCAAggggatctaatcaaccctttaggcaacaataccctccaagatatcatggacaacgaccattctacaatgcatacccagctgaaagatatggtggacaaccttgtaactaccaacaagccccatcCCGTGCCTAttgaccatcctctcaacatgacctcaaaccaccacactcacaagcttcttttcgccattcgccaccatacgatccttatccgccccaaTGCCAATCCAATTACCCCCAAGAACCACCGCTCCCCCATACACAGtacccatatccatcaaagtCAGAATCACAGGGTAGCCTCGAAAAATCACTAAAATAATGTACTACAgtccttcatcaactggagcaagcaatggtGGAGAGGCTAAAACAATTGTCTTCCGGACGCTCAGCCCCTCAACAGACCCCCATGGCTTTATGCAGAGAATCCAATGAAGAAAGCAGTACAAAAGAGATGCAGGAAGCTCCAGTGAACAGCATAGAGCATAGCTTCGTATTAGAACAAGTAGAGAAAGCTGTCATTGCAGAAGAGGAAGAGTCGGTTGTCGTGAAAAActccgtcaaggatgttacaattgacgcTGAGGAGGATTTTGCATCGCCTCCATTgcaaatatcttatgaagaactgaacGGAATAACCCAGGACATAGgcttccttgatgatgataatcACGAGTCCTGTTCTCTCAGTGATGAACTTGCATTTGCAAGTGAATtccttgagacagaagaatcttccccaagtgaatacaaagatgatgcagaggtcgacttttctcaacctcctattTATGACTCAAGTGACGAGGAAGATATCAatgactttgatcaagacatgggtgaagttgaagaaatttgcaaagaggtggaggaattcactgaagaccacaagggagtagagcttgcagagcCACTAGAAACACCCATCACAAGGTCATTACCACCCAACAcagacttcaagtgggtaaaatccttaacttttatctttacttttccacttgaatatggtttgcttgaaacagatggccagcttagagctctttgcggctttaagagcaaaagggaAATGGCTCATACTCAGAGCcggtgcacaaggttcaataagaTTCCACGCTTCAACTcaaagtgcaaggattggtatcatgctcaattgagtggatcacggagaacgtttggtcaCCGTGGTGAGAATCTAATTTCCAAACCGCCCAGATGGAAAAGTATAAATAAAAACAGAAGCAGATTTGGAACTAAGGTTTGAAatcctggaatctgttctgacatttgtcaccccgggagcctgaaaatctgtttgaagctgctcagaagcttcacatgcctagtttgggatcccggaggatattggaattgcaaacattggtggagatttctggatgaattTAAACACAAGCCGCTATAACAGGAAGCTTAACCaacgtccaacttaaggactttaaccaaaagtgctaggtaggaggcaacccaccatggtatgatcgttcatttttcatttttatttagttttatttgattttgagttttattttattttattatattgaacctggagttttgcatcacattcatattaacactgcattctgcattttatttcagtttaaaaaaaaatttttttgctacgcgacgcgaccgcatcaacgacgtgtccgcgtcgcaaggggagaagagaaaaataaaaaaacgaacggagagtcacgctggagcgtggctggaggcgtgccaatggcacaaatcaacccacacgaccgcgtcgctgacgcgtttgcgtcgctgacgcgtccgcgtcgcatgGGAATAatagcctcccacgcgaccgcgtgacccacgcggccgcgtgaccaaGATTTCGACGTCAAAGTGGTGCACACCCAAAagttgtgcgagagtggtgctagATTGGTGCTGAACGCATAATCCTTCCCATGCggccgcgtgacccacgcgaccgcgtcatatTCCTTtaaagcccactcacgcgatcgcatgcctcatgcgatcgcgtcacataaaatttggcactaataagattttgaacagagagttgtgcgagcgcaaggctgcactcgcgccactagcacaaatcgagttacgcgatcgcatgacccacgcgtctgcgtcgcttgaccttattgcgcaccacgcggccgcgtcacccacgcgaccgcgtcgccagcATCGCACACCTTAACCTTATAtgccaaaatattttatcttttcttccccaaatcctaatttttcccttcctcctttcttactcagttctttcccttctcattctccttatctttcattttcttttacttaattgcaTACCTTCATTCAttattggtgttggaattttatttgggtcattgcttttctatatttttgtggattatttgacaattatatattactttttaaaggattgcttgcatgttcaatttaatactttcaaatagcttatttaccgtgtatgctatgtgtttgtgaaaacgcccgtatggcattgtgcactattttttaagatttcttttaatctactactataaatgcctgcttttcacaaattccctttactattttattaattaaatataattgttaatacaaacgtgggccccggaagtggatttatgcatcaattacttacctctgtaaaccctagtagctagtttagtataaatagaacattttactattgtattcagtgtcttttgagcacgttacatctttggtctcagttttattttattattcatctaaggagactattgatcacgttttggggggctggccattcggccatgcctgaacctctcacttatgtattttcaacggtggagtttctacacaccatagattaagggtgtggagctctgctatacctcaagtttcaatacaattactactattttctattcaattctctttattcctattctaagatattcgttgcacttcaacttgatgaatgtgatgatccgtgacactcatcatcattctcacctatgaacgcgcgtgactgacaaccacttccgttctatcttagaccgggcgcatatctcttggattccttaatcagaatcttcgtggtataagctagaattgatggcggaattcatgggaatccggaaagtctaaccttgtctgtggtatttcgagtaggattctgggattgaatgactgtgacaagcttcaaactcctgaaggctgggcgttagtgacagacgcaaaagaatcaaagaattctactccaacctaattgagaatcgacagatgattagccgtgctgtgacagagcatttggacctttttcactgagaggatgggaagtagccattgacaatggtgatgccctacatacagcttgccatggaaaggagtaagaaggattggatgaatgtaataagaaagtagagattcaggaggagcacagcatctccatacgcctatctgaaatccccatcattggattacatgagtaaatttatctttattttatgtttattatttattattaattttcgaaattccataatcaattataatccgcctgactgagatttacaagatgaccatagcttgcttcataccaacaatctctgtgggatcgacccttactcacgtaaggtttattacttggacgacctagtacacttgctggttagttgaacggagttgtgtccacacatagccaagagcCATTATTATCTcgaattaaatttcatacaagtacaaagagtccaactttgaggatcacaatttcgtccaccaagtttttggcgccgttgtcggggattgttcgagtatggacaactgacggttcatcttgttgctcagattaggtaattttcttttcaaaatttttcaaaaatctttttcaaaattttcttttctttttcgttttttccaaaaatattttcgaaaaaaaattaataaaaatccaaaaaaaataataaaatcacaaaaatcgaaaatattttgtgttcttgtttgggtcttgagtcaacttttaagtttggtgtcaattgcatgctttaaaaaaatttttcttgcatttttcgaaaattcatgcattaatggtgttcttcatgatcttcaagttgttcttgacaagtcttcttgtttgatcttgatgttttcttgctttgtgttgtttgttgtttttcatatgcatttttcgtttgttagagttcatgcattaaagatttctaagtttggtgtcttgcatgttttctttgcattaaaaatttttcaaaaatatgttcttgatgttcatcatgatcttcaaagtgttcttggtgttcatcttgacattcatagtgttcttgcatgcatcttgtgttttgattcaaaattttcatgttttgggtcacttttgtgtttttctctctcatcataaaaaaattcaaaaattaaaaaaatatcttttccttatttctctccaaaatttcgaaaatttgagttgacttagtcaaaaaatttttaaatttagttatttcttgtaagtcaagtcaaagtttcaattttaaaaatcttatcttttcaaaatctttttcaaaaatcatatctttttcattttttttctatttttcgaaaattttgaaattattttccaaaaatctttttcttaattttattttaaattttcgaaaattatgctaacaattaatatgattgattcaaaaatttgaagtttgttactttcttgttaagaatggttcaatctttaaattctagaatcttatcttttaatttcttgttagttaagtaattaattttaattttaaaaaaaaaattaaatctatcttatcctatcttttatatcatatcttcttcaaaattttatctttttcaaaaatttgattttaaaatatcttatctaacttcttatcttcttatcttttcaaatttgattttaatatctttttcaaccaactaattaactttttgtttgtttcttatctttttcaaaaccacctaactacttttccctctctaattttcgaaaatatctcatccctttttcaaaaattctttttaattaattaattgttttaaattttaattttaattatatcttatctttaattttcgaaaatcactaactaccttttcaaaattattttcgaaatcctctatctctcctcttcttctatttaattatttatttactaacacttctcttcacctctcttcatctccaatcattgcctctatcctcaccattgtgattggattctccacttttattcctttcttcttctactaacaataaggaacctctttactgtgacatagaggattcctcttttttttcttgttctcttcttccctatatgagcaggaacaaggaaaaaggcattcttgttgaagctgatccagaacctgaaaggactctgaagaggaaactaagagaagctaaattacaacaatccagaaacaacctttctgaaaatttcgaacaagagaaggagatggcagccgaacccaacaacaataatgcaaggagaatgcttggtgacttcagaaaaccaacgtccaaatttgatggaagaagcatctccattcctgccattagagccaacaattttgagcttaagcctcaactagttgctttaatgcaacagaactgcaagttttatggacttccatctgaagatccttaccagtttttaactaagttcttgcagatttgtgagactgttaagacaaatggagtagatcctgaagtctacaggctcatgcttttcccttttactgtaagagacaaggctagaacatggttggactcacaacctaaggatagcctgcactcctgggataagctggtcacggctttcttggataaattctttcctcctcaaaagctgagcaagcttagagtggatgttcagaccttcaagaaaaaagatggtgaatccctctatgaagcttgggaaagatacaagcagctgaccaaaaggtgtccatctgacatgttttcagaatggaccatattagatatattctattatggtctatctgagtttttgaaaatgtcactggaccattctgcaggtggatccattcacctaaagaaaatgcctacagaagctcaagaacttattgacatggttacaaataaccaattcatgtacacttctaagaggaattccgtgaataatgggatgcctcagaggaagggagttcttgaaattgatgctctgaattccatattggcttagaacaaagtgttgactcagcaagtcaacatgatctctcaaagtctgaatggatggcaaaatgcatccaacagtactaaagagacagcttctgaagaagcttatgatcctgagaaccctgcaatggcagaagttaattacatgggtgaaccttatggaaacacctataactcatcatggagaaatcatccaaatttctcatggaaggatcaacaaaagcctcaacaaggctttaacaatggtggaagaaataggctcagtaataacaagccttttccatcatcttctcagcaacagacagaaaattctaaACAGAGcgcctctaatttagcaaacttagtctctgatctgtcaaaagccactttcagtttcatgaatgaaacaagatcctccatcagaaatctggaggcacaagtgggccagctgagtaagaaagtcattgaaactcctcccagtattctcccaagcaatacagaagagaatccaaaaggagagtgcaaggccattgatgtgatcaatatggccgaatgcacaagggaggagaaggatgaaaatcctagtgaggaggacctcctgggacgtctttcaagcaagaaggagtttcctattaaggatccaaaggaatctgaggctcatatagagaccatagagattccattaaatctccttctgccattcatgagctctgaagactattcttcctctgaagaggatgaagatgtgactggagagcaagttgcttaatatttaggagctatcatgaagctgaatgccaagttgtttggtaatgagacttgggaaagtgaacctcccttgctcattagtgaactagatacttggattcagcaaattttacctcaaaagagacaagatcctgaaaagttcttaataccttgtaccataggcaccatgacctttgaaaaagctctatgtgatctggggtcagggataaatcttatgccactctctgtaatggagaagctggggattattgatgtacaacctgccttgttctcattacaattagcagacaagtcattaagacaagcttatggattagtagaggacgtgctagtaaaggttgaaggcctttacatccctgctgatttcataatcttagacactaggaaggaagaggatgagtgcatcatccttggaagacctttccaagccacagcaggagctgtgatagatgtcaacagaggtgaattagtccttcaattgaatggggactaccttgtgtttaaggcacatggccatccctctataacaaaagagagtaagcatgaagagcttctctcagtacagagtcaaacagagcccccacagtcaaactctaagtttggtgttgggaggccacaaccaaacaccaaacactaagtttggtgttaagaccccatgtccaaactctaagtttggtgttgggagttttacaacattgacctgatcacctttgtggctccatgagagcccactgtcaagctaatgacattaaaagagcgcttgttgggaggcaacacaatttttatttatctaatttttattttattttattgttattttgtgttttattaggtacatgatcatgtggagacacgaaaaaaatataaaaaattaaaaacagaatcaaaaacagtagaagaaaaatcacaccctggagggaggacatactggcgttcaacgccagtaaggagcatctggctggcgttcaatgccagaacagagcatgaatctggcgctgaacgccagaaacaagcaacatcctggcgtttgaacgccaggaatgtgccttgaggaaagctggcgctgaacgccagtaacaagcatggaactggcgttcaacgccagaaacatgctgtatctgggcgttgaacgcccagaacgtgcatcacctcggcgtttaaacgccagaatgatatgcaaaggcattttacatgcctaattggtgcagggatgtaaatccttgacacctcaggatctgtggacctcacaggatccccacctacctcgccctctctctctccattcatggtcatcccttctgttttccattcaccactcacatccatccactcttccccatacaccccacctaccttcaaaattcaaatctctttcccacccaatcccacccatatagccgaatacacacatccctccatctcctccatatcttcttcttcttcttcatcttttctttcttctcttgctcgagggcgagcaattttctaagtttggtgtggtaaaagcataactttttgtttttccataaccattgatggcacctaaggccagagaaacctcaaaaaaaaaagagagagaaaaaggaagacaaaagcttccacctctgagtcatgggagatggaaagactcatcaaaAGGGTTTATaactcagtggtagaacatttgactgcaaatcaagagatccctaagATACCTCAGGGGTTAAATTGTCCTCCatacaattattgggagcaactaaggataggagcaccaaaattactagggatCATCCaatagaagcaaggaagagacataaaggagctcaaagagcaccattggttcttcaagaaggagccaccctcactaaggtggactcattccttgttcttatttttctgtttttcgtttttatttatgttatatgtttatctatgttttgtgtctctacttcatgatcattagtatgtagcaactatgtcttaaagttatgaataattccattaatccttcacctttcttaaatgaaaaatgtttttaattcaaaagaacaagaagtacatgaatttcgaatttatccttgaatttaatttaattatattgatgtggtgacaatactttttgctctctgaatgaatgcttgaacagtgcatgattttgatgttgttgtttatgaatgttaaaattgttggatcttgaaagaatgatgaacaaaggaaaatgttattgatgatctgaaaaatcatgaaattgattcttgaagcaagaaaaagcagtgaaaaagcaaaagcttgcgaaaaaaaattaaaaaaaaaaagagaaaaagcaagcagaaaaagccaatagcccttaaaaccaaaaggcaagggtaaaaaagatccaaggctttgagcatcaatggataggagggcccaaggaaataaaatccaggcctaagcggctaattcaagctgtccctaaccatgtgcttgtggcatgcaggtccaagtgaaaagcttgagactgagtggttaaagtcgtgatccaaagcaaaaagagtgtgcttaagagctctggacacctctaactggggactctagcaaagctgagtcacaatctgaaaaggttcacccagtcatgtgtctgtggcatttatgtatccggtggtaatactggaaaacaaagtgcttagggccacggccaagactcataagtagctgtgttcaagaatcaacatacttaactaggaaagtcaataacactatccgaaattctaagttcctagagaagccaatcattctgaacttcaaaggaaaagtgagatgccaaaactgttcagaagcaaaaagctacaagtcccgctcatctaattagaattaatattcattgatattttgggaattatagtatattctcttctttttatcctaattgattttcagttgcttggggacaagcaacaatttaagtttggtgttgtgatgagcggataatttatacgctttttggcattgtttttagatagtttttagtgagttcaagctacttttagggatattttcattagtttttatattaaattcacatttctggactttactatgagtttgtgtgtttttctgtgatttcaggtaaattttggctgacaaaggactgctgatgctgttggaatctgacctccctgcactcgaaatggaatttttggagctacagaactccaaatggagcgcttttaacggcgttgaaaagtagacatccagagctttccagcaatatataatagtccatactttattcgggagttgacgacgtaaactggcgctcaacgccagttccatgttgctgtctggagtaaaacgccagaaaaacgtcacgacccggagttgaacgcccaaaacacgttacaacttggcgttcaactccaaaagaagccttagctcgtggatagatcaagctcagcccaaacacacaccaagtgggccccggaagtggatttatgcatcaattacatacctctgtaaaccctagtagctagtttagtataaatagaacattttactattgtattcagtgtcttttgaccacgttacatctttggtctcagttttattttattattcatctaaggagactattgatcacgttttggggggctggccattcggccatgcctgaacctctcacttatgtattttcaacggtggagtttctacacaccatagattaagggtgtggagctctgctgtacctcaagtttcaatacaattactactattttctattcaattctctttattcctattctaagatattcgttgcacttcaacttgatgaatgtgatgatccgtgacactcatcatcattctcacctatgaacgcgcgtgactgacaaccatttccgttctaccttagaccgggcgcatatctcttggattccttaatcagaatcttcgtggtataagctagaattgatggcggcattcatgggaatccggaaagtctaaccttgtctgtggtattccgagtaggattctgggattgaattactgtgacgagcttcaaactcctgaaggctaggcgttagtgacagacgcaaaagaatcaagggattctactccaacctgattgagaaccgacagatgattagccgtgctgtgacagagcatttggacctttttcactgagaggatgggaagtagccattgacaacggtgatgccctacatacagcttgccatggaaaggagtaagaaagattggatgaatgtaataagaaagtagagattcaggaggagcacagcatctccatacgcctatctgaaatccccatcattggattacatgagtaactttatctttattttatgtttattatttattattaattttcgaaattccataatcaattataatccgcctgactgagatttacaagatgaccatagcttgcttcataccaacaatctctgtgggatcgacccttactcacgtaaggtttgttacttggacaacccagtacacttgctggttagttgaacggagttgtgtccacacatagccaagagcCATTATTATCTcgaattaaatttcatacaagtacaaagagtccaactttgaggatcacaatttcgtccaccaccttgctatatttccattgatgaactgatcacatggAATTGCGACCATGACTTTCATTCActatttctttttcttggcatgattatcactcgTACCGCCCTCCTCTTTGCTCCATCCATTTGACTTCATAtgcctttctcttctccctttttcaggctggccaccaaaACGGGTAAAGAGAAAGCCTCTACAAGagagcaccagctgaggaaccacaacccccttccacctgcacatctcagcatgcaccgaggacggtgcaatctttaagtgtgggga from Arachis stenosperma cultivar V10309 chromosome 9, arast.V10309.gnm1.PFL2, whole genome shotgun sequence encodes the following:
- the LOC130949402 gene encoding pentatricopeptide repeat-containing protein At5g50990-like: MALCRESNEESSTKEMQEAPVNSIEHSFVLEQVEKAVIAEEEESVVVKNSVKDVTIDAEEDFASPPLQISYEELNGITQDIGFLDDDNHESCSLSDELAFANRKEIHSLIFHTGFDMDELTSNALIDMYAKCGDVKSVVQVFEEMGTKKDVISWNSNIVRFAKYGHAESALKVFNEMAHSCVTPDDVTFLGVLTACSHTG